GATGAAGAGATGTGTGCTCATCGCGATATACCCCTCCATTCCTTAATCATTCAGCGAATAATATCTGCCCGCTTTGTATTCCTCTACGATGGAAGTCGGCTTTCATCTCATGTCATATATCATAGTCGGAAAAACATATCAAAATCCACACAcagaaagaacaagaaagtaAACAGAAAAATCTCACGGCCGAAGCAACAGAATATATACACCAAACCCCCCACCCACCGAGACGAGCCAAACTCCGAAGGATGCAAGTCTCTAAAAATAAACACGGCTTAGCGAGAGAGGAGATTGGACCGACAGGCGTCTAAAAGTTTCATGTCCCCCGGCCAAGCTCCAATCACCCCCATGCAAACCcgataatgataataatagaaCTCTGCAGGATTCTTCACCGGCGAATTTAGCCAGTGTCTAAGATTGGTTATAGCATTATTCAGAAGGGGCTCGTGGGTAGTTATGAACTTGAGTTGTACATAGATAGGAGTGGACTGCATATCGTATCTACTTCGGTGGTGGGCGATTACGGTACTGACTGGCTGACCCCAAGCAACCCAATCCGtggagagagggagggagaaaaaacATACACTAAACCCGATCAAGCGATAGCATCTAATCTCCGCCATCGTTGGATTGATCTCCAAATCGCATCCAACAATTCCTCCCGGCCTCCAACCACGCCATTAAACAACCAAATTAAAGCACCAATAGCACCCCAAacaacaaagagaaaaagggaaaatggCCACCCCAACGCAAGAACAGCTGAAAACCCTCGAACAATCCCGCCAGCGACTGGTCCAGCTCACGCGCTCGCTGGCGTCCCTAATCACAAGTCTAAATCAAAGTGATCCTCTGCCATCTTGGTACGTCTATACCCTACAGTTCCAACCAGTCCCTTATTATCTGTTTAATTGGTCATACAGTCAATTCTACTAATAATAAATGAATGTGCGAGATATGTCGTAATGAAGCTAATTTAtgttaaaaaaaaaggtcctCTCTCCAATCCCAAGCCAGCATCATCTCAAACAACCTCCTCAGCGTCTCTGACCACCTCTCGGACAACCGTGATCTCCTTACTTCCCTCGTCGCATACCCGGGCCCCGACTATCCGGGCCGTACACAGGCCAACACCCTCGAACAGCTTCTTCGGACGAAACTCGACCCCCGCGTCGAGGACTGGGTTGCGCGCGGTCGCAAGGCGGGCGCGTCTGCGCTAGAGGATAAATCGGGGCtggcggaggcggagctGGCGGAATTGTGGGATTGGGCACCCGTGGAGGCGAATCAGGAGGCGAGGCGGAGGAACTGGGGTGGGAATTTTACGCTcgaggagagggagatgggGGTGCAGAATGTTGTTACGGGGTTGGCGAGggtgttggaggatgaggggaGTGAgagtgaggatgaggaggaaggggaggaggatgagatggagatTGTGGGTGTTAGAAGGCAGTCGGCTGGGGCTGGGTTTGAATTTGATATTGCGCCTGCTTCGGCTGCGCAgcatcagcagcagaagTTTGTGGAGCCTGCCGTGCCGTTGGAGGATATTTTGAGGTTTATGACTACAGGGGCGGAGCCGGGGAAGAGGTGATTCTGGGATGTTACGAAGGAATGCAGGATAGAACATTTCGTGAAGGAAATGTATTACGTTGTATCATTAAAACTGCGTACTGAGGAAAGTAATCGATAAAGAAACTAACCGCGGCGTCGCGTAGTGGGGGTCTTTCCAGACGGCTTAGGAGAGGGAGATGCGCTCGAGGTCTGTGCAACAGGAGCCCTCTCTACTGGCTTGGGAGCTgccttcttcgctttcttggGCTTTGTTGGTGCCTTCCAATAGTACACCATTTGGGTTGCCAGGATCACGTTCAGAGTGAAGCCAGCAATGAAGCCATACAGAATCAGCTTGTCGTCTACCTCCTGGAGGGTAGTGAAGATACGGGACAGAGAGCCGGCAAGGTAGTTGAAGACCTAGACCCACGTTAGTCGAGTTTCCAAACTGgtcaagaatgaaagaaagctTTGTACATACCGCAAAAGCACTCAACTGTCCAGTGCCTCCTTCGCGCCAAATGGTAATGATCTGGGGCAGCTTGCTCGCAACGCCTAgggcaccagcaccagcctGCAAAAGAGACATAGTCTGCGCGTCCACCAAAGTTTGATCGAAAAGCAAAGCGTACACACTGGCCGCAACAACGGCAATGAACGCCGCAGCCGCAGTTGATCGATCGGCGAAGGTCAACACCAAAACACCCACCACTACATCTTGTACGGCAATCAACGCGGTTTCGCCATAAGTGCTGAAAGGAAACTGGTTGCGCACACTGTACGACAGCGTGATGAGCAAGCTAGCAGTTTCGAGAGCGTACGACACAAAGGACACGCCGGCCGAGGAGCGAGATCCGATCAATTTCAGAATCTGGGGAACCTTCACGATAGCGCTGGCACCCACGATGGCAATTCCGAGTGCCTTGGAGATAGCAAGGGACGTGCAGGCAGGGTCTTTGGTGACATCGAGATCAACCAAAAGAGCGTTGTGGCAGGATGATCCGATCAGCGAGGTGACGGTATCGTGGACGGGTTCCGGCAGCGACGAGACGATCTGACGGAGGTAAGGCTGGAGAGGGGTGATGATATTTTGCTGGAGGGGTTCCATGATGGAAGCGGCCATGGTGAAATGATCTATTGTCAATATATAAGAGCAGAAAGACCGAGGACAGCTCGCTGTGGTGAGAATTGTAGGACggaactttttttttaagaaTGGACCGATTGATTGATAGCTGTCAGAACAACTGAACTGCGGTTATGGTCCCTACCGCCGGGCGAAGGAATTATTCTCCGTCGCGATAGGGCTCATCGGAATTCTGACCTCGTTCTATGAGGGTTCAATGACAGTTCAAACAGATCCTTCTTAATGTCCTTCTCACCATGATCCTCCTCCGCTCATCTTTCCGGAGGCTGGGATCGACTCGCGATCCGTCCCTCGTATGTTCACGATGCCTCATACGCAACAATC
The sequence above is a segment of the Aspergillus oryzae RIB40 DNA, chromosome 3 genome. Coding sequences within it:
- the med8 gene encoding RNA polymerase II mediator complex subunit MED8 (predicted protein), which translates into the protein MATPTQEQLKTLEQSRQRLVQLTRSLASLITSLNQSDPLPSWSSLQSQASIISNNLLSVSDHLSDNRDLLTSLVAYPGPDYPGRTQANTLEQLLRTKLDPRVEDWVARGRKAGASALEDKSGLAEAELAELWDWAPVEANQEARRRNWGGNFTLEEREMGVQNVVTGLARVLEDEGSESEDEEEGEEDEMEIVGVRRQSAGAGFEFDIAPASAAQHQQQKFVEPAVPLEDILRFMTTGAEPGKR
- a CDS encoding putative monosaccharide-P-dolichol utilization protein (predicted endoplasmic reticulum membrane protein Lec35/MPDU1 involved in monosaccharide-P-dolichol utilization) produces the protein MAASIMEPLQQNIITPLQPYLRQIVSSLPEPVHDTVTSLIGSSCHNALLVDLDVTKDPACTSLAISKALGIAIVGASAIVKVPQILKLIGSRSSAGVSFVSYALETASLLITLSYSVRNQFPFSTYGETALIAVQDVVVGVLVLTFADRSTAAAAFIAVVAASVYALLFDQTLVDAQTMSLLQAGAGALGVASKLPQIITIWREGGTGQLSAFAVFNYLAGSLSRIFTTLQEVDDKLILYGFIAGFTLNVILATQMVYYWKAPTKPKKAKKAAPKPVERAPVAQTSSASPSPKPSGKTPTTRRRG